A single genomic interval of Campylobacter concisus harbors:
- a CDS encoding YwqG family protein, producing the protein MDIIKISKGCKERGLDELFKLLSPLARNAIRIDVQAKNDDDIAVGASKFGGSPDLPDGLSWPSNENGALSFVAQINFAEASKFDIDSLLPKSGMLYLFYDRNLRIWGYDPADKNGFAVIFSDVNNGLLSRRRVESLEGENSTFNVRLLSFENEINLPNLQSSIVPFSKISEAEWEAYHEVIEPSWQAKENKLLGHSDNVQDGMELECELVANGLSCGDGSAYHHPRIAEFEKNSAQWQLLLQIDSDDEGDMDWDGEGKVYLWIKRDDLVARDFSKTWLILQTS; encoded by the coding sequence ATGGATATTATAAAAATTTCTAAAGGTTGTAAAGAACGTGGGCTGGATGAACTTTTTAAACTTTTATCGCCACTAGCAAGAAATGCCATAAGGATAGATGTGCAAGCTAAAAATGACGATGATATCGCCGTTGGAGCGTCTAAATTTGGCGGCTCGCCAGATCTGCCAGATGGTTTATCATGGCCTTCAAATGAAAACGGCGCTTTGAGTTTTGTGGCACAGATAAATTTTGCTGAAGCTAGCAAATTTGACATTGACTCACTATTGCCAAAAAGCGGAATGCTCTATCTCTTTTATGATAGAAATTTGCGTATTTGGGGCTATGATCCTGCCGATAAAAATGGCTTTGCAGTGATCTTTTCTGATGTAAATAATGGACTGCTTTCTCGTAGGAGAGTGGAGAGCTTAGAGGGAGAAAATTCTACGTTTAACGTACGCTTGCTTAGCTTTGAAAATGAGATAAATTTGCCAAATTTACAAAGCTCGATTGTGCCATTTAGTAAAATTAGTGAGGCTGAGTGGGAGGCTTATCATGAGGTTATTGAGCCAAGCTGGCAGGCTAAAGAAAATAAGCTCCTTGGACACTCCGATAATGTCCAAGATGGCATGGAGCTAGAGTGTGAGCTGGTTGCAAATGGACTTAGCTGTGGTGATGGTAGCGCTTATCACCACCCAAGAATAGCGGAATTTGAGAAAAATTCTGCCCAGTGGCAACTGCTTTTACAGATAGATAGTGATGATGAGGGCGACATGGACTGGGACGGAGAAGGCAAAGTTTATCTGTGGATAAAGAGGGATGATCTGGTAGCACGAGATTTTAGCAAGACGTGGCTAATTTTGCAAACAAGTTAA
- a CDS encoding alpha/beta fold hydrolase produces the protein MGTHEKVATPVYLLATLPDNIECAAEALERQNAPMKGLSPDVNGQIFLPAEALADVMANDLPAKQSRVLAALQTPMNAAAFSDKIGTAAWHEKPSFYLLTKNDHALAYEVQQRFAKQINAKIKELDSGHLSMIAKPKELANWLIEIANLI, from the coding sequence TTGGGCACTCACGAAAAGGTCGCTACACCTGTCTATCTCTTAGCCACCCTGCCCGATAATATCGAGTGCGCTGCTGAGGCGCTTGAGCGGCAAAATGCGCCGATGAAAGGTCTTAGTCCAGATGTAAATGGCCAGATATTTTTGCCAGCTGAGGCGCTTGCGGATGTGATGGCAAATGACCTGCCGGCAAAGCAAAGCCGCGTTTTAGCAGCGCTTCAAACGCCTATGAATGCAGCTGCATTTAGCGATAAGATAGGCACGGCTGCTTGGCATGAAAAGCCATCTTTTTATCTTTTAACTAAAAACGACCACGCCTTGGCGTATGAGGTGCAGCAGCGTTTTGCAAAGCAGATAAATGCAAAGATAAAAGAGCTTGATAGCGGACATCTTTCGATGATTGCAAAGCCAAAAGAGCTAGCAAATTGGCTCATTGAGATTGCAAATTTGATTTAA
- a CDS encoding riboflavin synthase — translation MFNGLIREIAQVVSYSQNILRLKANFRPNLGDSIAVNGACLSVTKLYDDGFSVELSAESRANIAVENLKERVHIEPAMKLGDRVDGHLMQGHIDFIGKISNIKKNENGVDFYIDLPREAMALMANKGSVGVEGVSLTINEILPKGIRLTIIPITFKDSLFSTFKVGRRVNIESDLLARYVARQLFCKQDSGLSWDDVERISSLY, via the coding sequence ATGTTTAATGGCTTGATCCGTGAGATAGCACAGGTTGTTAGTTATTCACAAAATATTTTAAGGCTAAAGGCAAATTTTCGTCCAAATTTAGGCGATAGCATCGCAGTAAATGGCGCTTGCTTAAGTGTGACCAAACTATATGATGATGGCTTTAGTGTGGAGCTAAGCGCAGAGAGTAGGGCAAATATCGCGGTTGAAAATTTAAAAGAAAGAGTGCATATCGAGCCAGCGATGAAGCTAGGAGACCGAGTAGATGGGCATTTGATGCAAGGACACATCGATTTTATCGGTAAAATTTCAAATATCAAAAAGAATGAGAATGGGGTTGATTTTTATATCGACCTGCCACGTGAGGCGATGGCTCTGATGGCAAACAAGGGCTCGGTGGGCGTCGAGGGAGTGAGCCTAACCATAAATGAAATTTTGCCAAAGGGCATAAGGCTTACCATCATACCTATCACATTTAAAGATAGTCTTTTTAGCACTTTCAAGGTCGGCAGACGCGTAAATATCGAAAGTGATCTTTTGGCTCGATACGTAGCTAGGCAGCTTTTTTGCAAGCAAGATAGTGGCCTTAGCTGGGACGATGTCGAGCGAATTTCTAGCCTTTATTAG
- the pgeF gene encoding peptidoglycan editing factor PgeF gives MRENLEIVFDKNGVLAGFTNRFGGVSEGAFESLNLADHVGDDPLKVAQNREILATALGIMPVNLKFMSQIHSNKVGILQDFNDDLSPCDGVITSLKGVALCVLVADCAPVLIIDEHLGVVAAVHAGRAGVTSKICTNAVGLMTSEFGCRTSNLRVFIGANIKVQNYEVGKLDLGEFNRYKNDGKFDINAALLDEFAKLGVEQISIDPRCTFERDELFSYRKQSRTGRFCGFVMNRATSVNSKR, from the coding sequence ATGCGTGAAAATTTAGAGATAGTCTTTGATAAAAATGGCGTATTAGCTGGCTTTACAAATAGATTTGGCGGTGTAAGCGAGGGTGCTTTTGAGAGCTTAAATTTAGCAGATCATGTTGGCGATGATCCGCTAAAGGTCGCACAAAATCGTGAAATTTTAGCAACGGCGCTTGGCATTATGCCTGTTAATTTAAAATTTATGAGCCAAATCCACTCAAATAAAGTGGGAATTTTGCAAGATTTTAACGATGATCTATCTCCATGTGATGGTGTGATAACATCATTAAAAGGTGTGGCGCTTTGCGTCTTAGTCGCTGACTGTGCGCCTGTTTTGATAATAGATGAACATCTTGGCGTAGTCGCAGCTGTGCATGCGGGACGCGCAGGTGTTACTAGTAAAATTTGTACAAATGCAGTGGGGCTAATGACGAGTGAGTTTGGTTGCCGCACTAGTAATTTACGCGTATTTATAGGCGCAAATATCAAAGTGCAAAACTACGAAGTAGGCAAGCTAGATCTTGGTGAATTTAACCGATATAAAAATGATGGAAAATTTGATATAAACGCAGCTTTATTAGACGAATTTGCTAAGCTTGGAGTAGAGCAAATATCAATAGATCCTCGTTGCACTTTTGAGAGAGATGAATTATTCTCATACCGCAAACAGAGTAGGACCGGGCGTTTTTGCGGATTTGTGATGAATAGAGCCACATCGGTAAATAGTAAAAGATAG
- a CDS encoding DUF4198 domain-containing protein: MQIGKILTAIMLTGAFYMAQAHMFWVDGANDEKLGKFIANMGYSDDFPKLEPIMAERVHLFAPITVISKDGSKKKLTQSGENYRYEGERLDKGTYILLAQQNPMYSLKKRSDGKWLIDTTKLDLKDLSDIQICRLMTITSKRVLNLGKTDDFVTKPIGVKIEIVPLQNPADFRVDKPFKLQVFTDGKPLKRAKLTGTFAGF, encoded by the coding sequence ATGCAAATAGGTAAAATTTTGACTGCCATTATGTTAACAGGAGCCTTTTATATGGCGCAAGCACACATGTTTTGGGTAGATGGAGCTAATGATGAAAAGCTAGGAAAATTTATCGCAAACATGGGTTATAGCGACGATTTTCCAAAGCTAGAGCCTATTATGGCCGAACGCGTCCATCTTTTTGCGCCAATTACTGTAATAAGTAAAGATGGTAGCAAAAAGAAGCTTACACAAAGTGGCGAGAACTACCGCTACGAGGGCGAAAGATTAGACAAAGGCACATATATCTTACTAGCACAGCAAAATCCTATGTATTCGCTTAAAAAGCGTAGTGATGGCAAGTGGCTAATAGACACAACTAAGCTTGATCTAAAGGATCTAAGCGATATACAGATTTGCCGGCTGATGACAATAACATCTAAGAGAGTCTTAAATTTAGGTAAAACAGACGACTTCGTAACTAAACCTATTGGAGTTAAAATCGAGATCGTACCGCTACAAAACCCAGCGGATTTTAGAGTGGATAAGCCTTTTAAATTGCAGGTTTTTACTGATGGAAAGCCGTTAAAGCGAGCTAAACTAACTGGTACTTTTGCTGGATTTTAG
- a CDS encoding acetyltransferase codes for MPYENFKSKNPLVLKITTNARKFGIETLQNEEFVSILLNVKKLEISSEQRQAMAEIFAKLIKIEEDSQLSK; via the coding sequence ATGCCTTACGAAAACTTTAAATCAAAAAATCCTCTTGTGCTAAAAATCACTACAAACGCAAGAAAATTTGGCATAGAAACGCTACAAAACGAGGAGTTTGTAAGCATTCTTTTAAATGTTAAGAAGCTTGAAATTTCATCCGAACAAAGGCAAGCAATGGCAGAAATTTTTGCTAAGTTAATAAAAATCGAAGAAGACTCACAATTAAGTAAATAA
- the rpsB gene encoding 30S ribosomal protein S2, with product MVTMRDLLECGVHFGHQTRRWNPKMKKFIFGERKGIYIIDLQKTIRYFRYTYNIVRDAAAEGKSVLFVGTKKQAIDAIKEYAEKCGMPYVNHRWLGGMMTNFGTIRQSIRKLEVIETMEEDGSINLLTKKEALMLRRKKEKLIATLGGIRNMKSLPDMIFVVDTVKEKIAVQEANRLKIPVVAPIDTNCDPDVVDYPIPGNDDAIRSVQLFCQEMAEAINEGKSLLEQDGGEQAAGEEVSQDEKDAVVAEAMSEEDFGEDEE from the coding sequence ATGGTAACTATGAGAGATTTATTAGAGTGTGGCGTACATTTTGGTCACCAAACACGCCGCTGGAATCCAAAGATGAAAAAATTTATCTTTGGCGAGAGAAAAGGTATCTATATTATAGATCTACAAAAGACTATCCGCTACTTCCGCTACACTTACAACATCGTTCGTGACGCAGCTGCTGAAGGCAAGTCAGTGCTATTTGTAGGCACTAAAAAACAAGCTATCGACGCTATAAAAGAGTATGCTGAAAAATGTGGAATGCCTTATGTAAATCACCGCTGGTTAGGTGGTATGATGACAAACTTTGGTACCATCCGCCAATCTATCCGCAAACTAGAAGTCATCGAAACTATGGAAGAAGATGGTTCGATAAATTTACTAACTAAAAAAGAGGCATTGATGCTTCGCCGCAAAAAAGAGAAACTTATCGCGACTCTTGGCGGTATCCGCAATATGAAAAGCCTACCTGATATGATATTTGTTGTTGATACAGTTAAAGAAAAGATCGCTGTTCAGGAAGCAAATCGTTTAAAAATTCCAGTTGTAGCACCTATTGATACAAACTGCGATCCTGATGTTGTTGATTATCCGATCCCAGGAAACGACGATGCGATTCGCTCTGTTCAGCTTTTCTGCCAAGAGATGGCTGAAGCTATCAACGAAGGTAAATCACTTCTTGAGCAAGATGGTGGCGAGCAAGCTGCTGGCGAAGAAGTAAGCCAAGATGAGAAAGACGCAGTTGTAGCTGAGGCTATGAGTGAAGAAGACTTTGGCGAGGACGAAGAGTAA
- the tsf gene encoding translation elongation factor Ts gives MEITAQMVKELRESTGAGMMDCKKALSEANGDMEKAVDILREKGLGQAAKKADRLASEGLISVEVCSKCKKATISEINSETDFVARNPQFQALAKDTTAHIQSSSIKTVEELNTSTLNDVKFEEYFKTQIATIGENLVVRRFETISADDKSVVNGYVHSNGRVGVLIGAACESAEVANKAAEFIRNLCMHAAAMKPSVISYKDLDKEFVEKEFIALRAELEKDNEELKRLGKPLHHIPEYASRCQIGEAELAKATKAIEEELKAEGKPEKIWDKIIPGKIERFYADNTVLDQRLTLLGQFYVMDDKKTIEQVIEDKSKELGGKIEIVKYVRFELGEGLEKKVDDFAAEVAAQIG, from the coding sequence ATGGAAATAACTGCACAAATGGTAAAAGAGCTCCGTGAATCAACTGGAGCTGGTATGATGGACTGCAAAAAGGCGCTTAGCGAAGCAAATGGCGATATGGAAAAAGCCGTTGATATCCTTCGTGAAAAGGGTCTTGGTCAAGCTGCTAAAAAGGCTGACCGTCTTGCAAGTGAGGGCTTAATAAGTGTTGAAGTTTGCTCAAAATGCAAAAAAGCAACTATCAGTGAGATCAACTCTGAGACTGACTTCGTTGCTAGAAACCCACAGTTTCAAGCACTTGCAAAAGATACAACAGCTCACATCCAATCAAGTAGCATAAAAACAGTTGAAGAGCTAAATACAAGCACTTTAAACGATGTTAAATTTGAAGAATACTTCAAAACTCAGATCGCAACTATCGGTGAAAACCTTGTAGTTCGCCGCTTTGAGACTATTAGTGCTGACGATAAGAGCGTGGTAAATGGCTATGTTCACTCAAATGGCCGCGTTGGCGTACTTATCGGTGCAGCTTGCGAAAGTGCTGAAGTTGCAAACAAAGCAGCTGAATTTATAAGAAATTTATGTATGCACGCAGCTGCTATGAAGCCAAGTGTTATAAGCTACAAAGACCTTGACAAAGAGTTTGTTGAAAAAGAATTTATCGCACTTCGCGCTGAACTTGAAAAAGATAATGAAGAGCTAAAACGCCTAGGCAAACCACTTCACCACATCCCTGAGTATGCTAGCCGCTGCCAGATAGGTGAGGCTGAGCTTGCAAAAGCTACAAAAGCGATCGAAGAAGAGCTAAAAGCTGAGGGCAAACCTGAGAAAATTTGGGACAAGATCATCCCTGGTAAGATCGAGAGATTTTACGCTGACAACACAGTGCTTGACCAACGCCTCACTCTTTTAGGTCAGTTTTATGTAATGGACGATAAAAAGACTATCGAACAAGTTATCGAAGATAAAAGCAAAGAGCTTGGCGGTAAGATCGAGATCGTGAAATACGTTCGTTTTGAGCTTGGCGAAGGCTTAGAGAAAAAAGTAGATGACTTTGCTGCAGAAGTTGCTGCTCAAATAGGCTAA
- a CDS encoding ABC transporter ATP-binding protein, which produces MEILRASNLGFAYDYTLFNNINLTLNQKQSIAITGVSGCGKSTLLHILSTLLKPNFGEVIYQGRSIYELSQNELLAIRRLHFGIIFQSHYLFKGFSAYENIELASILSGEKIEEKELESLKILNVINQKVGELSGGQQQRVSIARVLTKKPKIIFADEPTGNLDKQTANEVMQVLFDYINENNAALVLVTHDNDLAAKCDNSYKLENKELIQIF; this is translated from the coding sequence ATGGAAATTTTAAGAGCGTCTAATCTAGGCTTTGCGTATGATTATACGCTCTTTAATAATATAAATTTAACTCTCAATCAAAAACAAAGCATCGCTATAACCGGTGTTAGCGGTTGTGGTAAATCAACGCTTTTACACATACTTTCAACACTTTTAAAACCAAATTTTGGCGAGGTCATCTACCAAGGTAGATCGATCTATGAGCTTTCTCAAAACGAGCTTTTGGCTATTAGAAGGCTTCATTTTGGTATTATTTTTCAGTCGCACTATCTTTTTAAAGGTTTTAGCGCTTATGAAAATATCGAGCTCGCAAGTATCTTATCTGGCGAAAAAATAGAAGAAAAAGAGCTTGAGTCGCTTAAAATTTTAAATGTGATAAATCAAAAAGTTGGTGAGCTAAGCGGTGGTCAGCAGCAACGTGTTAGTATTGCTAGAGTGCTTACCAAAAAGCCAAAGATCATCTTTGCAGACGAGCCAACGGGCAACCTTGATAAGCAAACAGCAAATGAAGTGATGCAAGTTTTATTTGACTATATAAATGAAAATAACGCTGCCCTTGTTCTAGTAACTCACGACAACGATCTAGCAGCTAAATGCGACAACTCATATAAGCTTGAAAACAAAGAACTTATACAGATTTTTTAA
- the hisG gene encoding ATP phosphoribosyltransferase, with translation MITVALPKGRIAEATLEIFRKIFGSSFLFEDRKLILEEGNFRFLMVRNQDIPTYVTEGAADIGVVGLDVLEEHKPNVVRLLDLKIGQCKVCIGIKNDSELDLNQPELKIATKMPNITRNYFTKQAVAVKIIKLYGSIELAPLVGLSDAIVDVVETGSTMKQNGLKIAGDIMQSSAYLIANKNSFIIKKDEILELYKKIKEEI, from the coding sequence ATGATAACAGTAGCACTACCAAAGGGAAGAATAGCCGAGGCAACACTAGAAATTTTTAGAAAAATTTTTGGTTCAAGTTTTTTATTTGAAGATAGAAAATTAATCCTTGAAGAAGGAAATTTTAGATTTTTAATGGTTCGCAACCAAGATATCCCAACTTACGTCACTGAAGGTGCGGCTGATATTGGTGTAGTGGGGCTCGACGTACTTGAAGAGCACAAGCCAAATGTTGTAAGGCTACTGGATTTAAAAATCGGACAGTGCAAAGTTTGCATTGGCATAAAAAACGACTCTGAACTAGATCTAAACCAGCCAGAGCTAAAAATAGCCACAAAAATGCCAAATATAACAAGAAATTATTTTACAAAACAAGCCGTAGCTGTAAAGATCATCAAGCTTTATGGCTCGATCGAACTTGCGCCACTAGTTGGCTTAAGCGACGCGATAGTTGATGTAGTCGAGACTGGCTCAACCATGAAACAAAACGGACTAAAGATCGCTGGTGATATCATGCAAAGCTCAGCTTATCTAATAGCAAATAAAAATAGCTTTATCATTAAAAAAGATGAGATTTTAGAGCTTTACAAAAAAATCAAAGAAGAGATTTAA
- a CDS encoding type III pantothenate kinase, with protein sequence MILCNIGNTNATFLEDGKISRMKISEFKSYKPEKKVYFISVNDEILNILKDNKMFVDLEPFFTIDTIYQGLGVDRIAACYSINNGVIVDAGSAITVDIMANSIHLGGYILPGISSMLNAYKSISPRLDITINSQIDIDALPQKTADAVSYGIIKPIITLLDKLAGDKKVYFTGGDGDFLSKFFKNAICDKMLVFRAMQKLITEKKDMTI encoded by the coding sequence ATGATTTTGTGTAATATAGGCAATACTAACGCTACATTTTTAGAAGATGGCAAAATCTCACGTATGAAAATTTCTGAGTTTAAAAGCTATAAGCCAGAAAAAAAAGTATATTTTATATCCGTAAATGATGAAATTTTAAATATTTTAAAAGATAATAAGATGTTTGTGGATCTAGAACCATTTTTTACTATTGATACGATATACCAGGGTCTAGGCGTAGATAGAATAGCTGCATGTTACTCTATAAATAATGGCGTAATCGTTGATGCTGGAAGCGCGATAACGGTTGACATTATGGCAAATTCTATCCATCTTGGAGGATATATCTTGCCAGGTATTTCAAGTATGCTAAATGCCTACAAAAGCATCTCGCCACGACTTGATATCACTATAAATTCACAAATTGACATAGATGCTCTACCGCAAAAAACAGCTGATGCCGTGAGTTATGGCATTATTAAACCAATAATAACTCTACTAGATAAACTAGCCGGTGACAAAAAAGTATATTTTACTGGTGGAGATGGCGACTTTTTGTCAAAATTTTTTAAAAATGCTATTTGCGACAAGATGCTTGTTTTTCGTGCCATGCAAAAGCTAATAACTGAAAAGAAAGATATGACAATATGA
- a CDS encoding L-seryl-tRNA selenium transferase yields MKKITLFLAFALALVLSGCGTKRQYFEPAQTSGKISLSKDMPSYIKSANANGATLDNGNIITKNGLNTNIKLPENFNFLNENNGFIISSSINGDLNVTDPSGRSVYSNKFPTAIVAASLDQNLLAAISATNHIYLIDINTATTIMEYSSSNIAAVDSRVVAPFFMSSLIVYPALDGKIYIVQKETGRILRDVVVSSENFFNNIIFLGVEGDNLIAATAKKLIVINPSQTVYYDGEIKDVLVNNDEIYIFKKDGTIVRTNLMLKEQNKVNFKFAIFSAATIINNKLYVIEKTGYVIKTNLDLSGAEIYEFSDEIKDKSFMGNGAFYYDNELVNLGQ; encoded by the coding sequence ATGAAAAAAATTACTCTTTTCTTGGCTTTTGCCTTGGCTTTAGTTTTAAGCGGATGTGGCACAAAAAGACAATATTTCGAGCCAGCTCAAACCTCTGGCAAAATTTCTTTGTCAAAAGATATGCCATCTTATATCAAATCAGCAAATGCAAATGGTGCCACTCTTGATAACGGCAATATTATCACCAAAAACGGCCTAAATACAAACATTAAGTTGCCTGAAAATTTTAATTTCTTAAATGAAAACAACGGCTTTATCATCTCATCTAGTATAAATGGCGATCTAAATGTGACAGATCCTAGTGGACGCAGCGTTTATAGCAATAAATTTCCAACAGCAATTGTTGCTGCTTCTCTTGATCAAAACCTATTAGCAGCTATCAGCGCGACAAACCACATCTATCTAATAGACATAAATACCGCAACAACAATAATGGAATATAGCTCGTCTAATATAGCAGCAGTTGATTCAAGGGTCGTAGCACCATTTTTTATGAGCTCGCTTATCGTTTATCCGGCATTAGATGGCAAAATTTACATAGTACAAAAAGAGACTGGTAGAATTTTACGTGACGTGGTCGTAAGCTCTGAAAATTTCTTTAATAACATCATATTCTTAGGCGTTGAGGGTGATAACTTAATAGCAGCAACAGCAAAAAAACTAATCGTCATTAACCCAAGTCAAACGGTTTATTATGACGGTGAGATCAAAGATGTACTAGTTAATAACGATGAAATTTATATCTTTAAAAAAGATGGTACGATCGTAAGAACAAATCTTATGCTAAAAGAGCAAAATAAAGTAAATTTCAAATTTGCCATCTTCTCAGCAGCCACTATTATCAATAATAAGCTCTACGTAATCGAAAAAACAGGCTACGTTATAAAAACAAATTTAGACCTCAGTGGAGCTGAAATTTATGAATTTAGCGATGAGATAAAAGATAAAAGCTTTATGGGCAATGGTGCCTTTTATTATGATAATGAGCTTGTTAATTTAGGGCAATGA
- the gatC gene encoding Asp-tRNA(Asn)/Glu-tRNA(Gln) amidotransferase subunit GatC, producing MQIDDILLNKLEKLSALQISDEKREEVKKQLSEIVSFVDILNELDLSSDEAVVSSIKGGTPLREDESRPSDVIDTILKYAPSREGHFFAVPKIIE from the coding sequence ATGCAAATAGATGATATTCTTTTAAATAAATTAGAAAAACTTTCTGCCTTACAAATCAGTGATGAAAAAAGAGAAGAAGTAAAAAAACAACTAAGCGAGATTGTATCTTTTGTTGATATTTTAAACGAACTTGATCTAAGTAGCGATGAAGCTGTAGTTAGCTCTATAAAAGGTGGCACACCTTTAAGAGAAGATGAGTCAAGACCAAGTGATGTGATTGATACGATCTTGAAATACGCTCCTTCACGTGAAGGGCATTTTTTTGCTGTACCAAAAATAATAGAATAA
- a CDS encoding type IV pilus twitching motility protein PilT, which translates to MDLIEQLQAKNLSVKIPEDNSLNNLASDIKTLLKTVVSDKASDLHLVSRSEPQIRVDGALKPINFGILSGKDIENLCSALITDEQKSELENNKELDFAIELPDIGRFRGNYYYTMNGDLAAAFRIIPINIPSLDELNAPQIFKHIIKREKGLILVTGPTGSGKSTTLAAMLNEINLNYRKHIITIEDPVEFVHNNKKALFSHRNIGTDATSYSRALKSAVREDPDIILVGEMRDRETISTAITAAETGHLVFGTLHTNSAIQTINRIVDSFDGSEQLQVRNMLSVSLTAVVSQSLIPKIGGGRCAVHEILINNMAISNLIRENKIHQIYSQMQLNQQQTGMSTQTQALMKVLKEGKITKENALAYSTSQQELQNLIGTI; encoded by the coding sequence ATGGATCTAATCGAACAGCTTCAGGCAAAGAATTTAAGTGTAAAAATACCAGAAGATAATAGCCTTAATAATCTTGCTAGCGATATAAAAACACTTTTAAAAACTGTTGTGAGTGATAAGGCAAGCGATCTTCACCTTGTTTCAAGATCTGAGCCTCAAATAAGAGTAGATGGTGCTTTAAAGCCCATTAATTTTGGCATATTAAGTGGTAAGGATATAGAAAATTTATGTTCTGCTTTGATTACTGATGAACAAAAAAGTGAACTTGAGAATAATAAAGAGCTTGACTTTGCGATCGAGCTTCCAGATATTGGTCGCTTTCGTGGCAACTATTACTATACCATGAATGGTGATTTAGCTGCTGCTTTTCGTATAATCCCAATCAATATCCCATCTCTTGATGAGTTAAATGCTCCACAAATTTTTAAACACATTATTAAGCGTGAAAAAGGTCTTATTTTGGTTACTGGACCGACAGGAAGTGGTAAATCAACAACTCTTGCAGCCATGCTTAATGAGATAAATTTAAATTATAGAAAGCATATTATTACAATTGAGGATCCAGTCGAGTTTGTGCATAACAATAAAAAAGCTCTATTTTCTCATAGAAATATCGGCACTGACGCAACTTCTTATTCAAGGGCTCTAAAATCTGCGGTTCGCGAAGATCCAGATATCATACTTGTGGGCGAGATGAGAGATAGGGAAACGATTTCAACGGCTATCACGGCGGCTGAGACTGGACACTTAGTCTTTGGTACGCTTCACACAAATTCAGCCATTCAAACTATAAATAGGATCGTTGATAGTTTCGATGGAAGCGAGCAATTACAAGTAAGAAATATGCTTAGTGTTTCGCTAACTGCTGTCGTTTCACAAAGTCTAATCCCAAAGATAGGCGGTGGAAGATGCGCGGTGCATGAAATTTTAATAAACAATATGGCGATCTCAAACCTGATACGTGAAAATAAAATACATCAAATTTACTCTCAGATGCAGCTAAATCAACAACAAACTGGCATGAGTACGCAAACTCAGGCTTTGATGAAAGTGCTAAAAGAGGGTAAGATTACAAAAGAAAATGCGCTAGCTTATTCAACTAGCCAGCAAGAACTTCAAAATTTAATAGGAACTATATAA
- a CDS encoding CvpA family protein — translation MDLVTWFDIIIIALVLMLGIKGILNGLIKEAFGLIGLIGGLIIASRFSDLSGEFITKNIYKFENPSFLQFVAFISLWLVFWLVCLLVGKFLSKIVSVSGLGFLDRLGGFVMGSGKIFLTFSAVVAVISGTSLNNIIAPYFANSKVYPVLIETGKWITNLDVKNIKSELDEIVARPMDTNKTDAFISMDANASVNTDSNITKGE, via the coding sequence ATGGATTTAGTAACGTGGTTTGATATTATTATTATTGCTCTTGTCTTGATGCTTGGCATAAAAGGCATATTAAATGGACTTATCAAAGAAGCTTTCGGACTTATCGGACTTATCGGTGGCTTAATTATAGCTAGCAGGTTTTCAGATCTATCTGGTGAGTTTATAACTAAAAATATATATAAATTTGAAAATCCTTCATTTTTACAGTTTGTTGCATTTATCTCTCTTTGGCTAGTTTTTTGGCTAGTTTGCTTGCTAGTTGGTAAATTTTTATCAAAAATAGTTTCAGTAAGTGGGCTTGGTTTTTTGGATAGACTTGGTGGATTTGTTATGGGAAGTGGAAAAATTTTCTTAACATTTTCGGCAGTAGTTGCTGTAATATCTGGTACTTCGCTAAATAATATAATTGCTCCTTATTTTGCGAACAGTAAAGTTTATCCGGTTTTGATAGAAACTGGCAAATGGATAACAAATCTTGATGTGAAAAATATCAAAAGTGAGTTAGATGAGATAGTGGCAAGACCAATGGATACAAATAAAACTGATGCATTTATCTCAATGGATGCAAATGCTAGTGTAAATACCGACTCTAATATCACAAAAGGGGAATAA